The following proteins are co-located in the Pyrobaculum calidifontis JCM 11548 genome:
- a CDS encoding DUF1156 domain-containing protein: MYVTLLERGLPIDEINELSKVEKGPGRPPHWEMVFWWTRKPLAGARAIIAAALLDDINPQQFLTHLFPCRGERKTVHTCNPSPRLVERLRGKKLLDPFAGFGSIPLEALRLGLDATAVELLPTAYVFLKAVLEYPKWAAERRIDLAKEVEKWGRWVVERLREDPDVKGLYGDAAVYIGTWEVKCPACGRHTPLVGNWWLARVKKGSEYERLAWMEWNNGVRVVDLGRVRAEVKARGEEGEGGVVKAGGREYRVPAKNIDARRETARCLHCGAEINHRAVDGKIVKPSAKKKVGDWYVKWALRQWNERYERYLRGETTLEELRGSPARPTLLVKVRAEGRDLRFEPADGQDVEKLWKAAEKLREMWGDPDIPTEPVSPYSNRYLFPILYGFDEWFKLFNPRQLLALLKLVKLIREAGRLAEEEKLGEGWGREDAHKYAEAVTTYLAVALCKYVDYSSIVAGWNRSLIMGHSLSMRGIAMMWNWDDMSPWTMWTGTYVRSVNTVIESLSYLVSAVSGSPGGVRVLLDDAASLSKLEGEVFDVVLTDPPYADDVPYAELSDFYYVWLKRALSGVDGGRLVPRFLPEAFFDEFGEEVTTQWQFFAPREVSENEGRFEYFKMREGFADLLARAFSNILRFLKPEGLLVVYYVAKKPEAWVALVDALWRRSGLVLTAAYPVATESEESVVARGKASVLGGFVAAWRRREAVDGEGIVDLADPAQRAKVVELVAKEFEKYRAFSHDFFVYAYVAGLSALLRFKEVRYAGAVLDVESVLGAATSIGFEGALRFLGVEVRDPYALAYLLLRTASERGVVDSDTVAYVQYATGLSDGDMVKAGLLEPVESGGANVAKRKSFRVVAPAEASVPAYVSALGKVRGRSKVLEAFREAEAGALSPSFKFDQIKAKFGEEVFKEVLALCRAFVKLCDAGVLSKDDPDVKAAEAILGASSLLM; this comes from the coding sequence GTGTACGTGACCCTCCTGGAGAGGGGGCTCCCCATCGACGAGATCAACGAACTTTCAAAAGTGGAGAAGGGGCCCGGCAGGCCGCCCCACTGGGAGATGGTGTTCTGGTGGACCCGAAAGCCCCTCGCCGGCGCCAGGGCGATAATAGCCGCCGCACTCCTAGACGACATAAACCCACAACAATTCCTCACACACCTCTTCCCCTGCAGAGGCGAGCGAAAGACGGTACACACGTGCAACCCATCTCCCCGCCTAGTAGAGAGGCTAAGGGGGAAGAAGCTGTTGGACCCCTTCGCCGGCTTCGGCTCTATCCCCCTTGAGGCGCTCCGCCTTGGCCTAGACGCCACGGCCGTAGAGCTACTCCCCACGGCCTACGTCTTCCTCAAGGCCGTCCTTGAGTACCCCAAGTGGGCCGCCGAGAGGAGGATTGACTTGGCCAAGGAGGTGGAGAAGTGGGGGAGGTGGGTCGTGGAGAGGCTGAGGGAGGACCCCGACGTCAAGGGGCTTTACGGCGACGCCGCTGTTTACATTGGGACGTGGGAGGTGAAGTGCCCCGCCTGCGGCCGCCACACGCCGCTGGTGGGGAACTGGTGGCTGGCAAGGGTAAAGAAGGGCAGTGAGTACGAGAGGCTGGCCTGGATGGAGTGGAACAACGGCGTGAGGGTAGTGGACCTTGGCCGCGTTAGGGCTGAGGTTAAGGCTAGGGGCGAGGAGGGGGAGGGCGGCGTGGTTAAGGCCGGGGGGAGGGAGTACAGAGTGCCCGCCAAGAACATAGACGCGAGGCGGGAGACGGCGCGTTGCCTCCACTGCGGCGCAGAGATAAACCACCGCGCCGTCGACGGGAAGATTGTGAAGCCGAGCGCCAAGAAGAAAGTCGGCGACTGGTACGTCAAGTGGGCCCTCCGCCAGTGGAACGAGAGATACGAGCGCTACCTAAGAGGCGAGACGACGCTGGAGGAGCTCAGGGGAAGCCCCGCCAGGCCGACGCTACTCGTCAAGGTGAGGGCGGAGGGCAGAGACCTACGCTTCGAGCCAGCAGACGGCCAAGACGTGGAAAAGCTGTGGAAAGCCGCGGAAAAGCTTAGGGAGATGTGGGGAGACCCAGACATACCGACAGAGCCTGTATCGCCTTATAGCAACAGGTACCTCTTCCCCATTCTCTATGGCTTTGACGAATGGTTTAAGCTCTTCAACCCGCGTCAGCTTCTTGCTTTGCTCAAGCTGGTGAAGCTTATACGCGAGGCGGGCAGGCTGGCCGAGGAGGAGAAGCTGGGAGAGGGATGGGGCAGAGAAGACGCCCACAAATACGCAGAAGCGGTAACGACGTATTTAGCGGTAGCATTATGCAAATACGTTGATTATAGCTCAATTGTAGCTGGGTGGAATCGATCGTTGATAATGGGCCACTCTCTTTCTATGAGAGGTATTGCTATGATGTGGAATTGGGACGACATGTCGCCGTGGACAATGTGGACGGGTACCTACGTCCGGAGCGTCAACACTGTTATTGAGAGCTTGTCTTATCTTGTCTCCGCGGTCTCTGGTAGCCCTGGTGGGGTTAGGGTTTTGCTTGACGACGCAGCCTCGCTTAGCAAGTTGGAGGGCGAGGTGTTTGACGTCGTTCTCACTGATCCGCCCTACGCCGACGACGTGCCCTATGCGGAGCTTAGCGACTTCTACTACGTGTGGCTTAAGCGGGCTCTCAGCGGCGTTGATGGCGGTCGCCTCGTGCCGAGGTTTTTGCCCGAGGCCTTTTTCGACGAGTTTGGGGAGGAGGTCACTACGCAGTGGCAGTTCTTTGCGCCGAGGGAGGTGTCGGAGAACGAGGGGCGCTTCGAGTACTTTAAGATGAGGGAGGGCTTCGCCGACCTCCTCGCCAGGGCCTTCTCCAACATCCTCCGCTTCCTCAAGCCGGAGGGCCTCCTCGTGGTGTACTACGTGGCCAAGAAGCCGGAGGCGTGGGTGGCGCTGGTGGACGCGCTTTGGAGGCGCAGCGGCCTTGTGCTGACCGCGGCGTATCCTGTGGCTACTGAGAGCGAGGAGAGCGTGGTGGCGAGGGGCAAGGCGTCGGTGCTTGGGGGGTTCGTGGCGGCGTGGAGGAGGCGGGAGGCAGTGGATGGGGAGGGGATAGTGGACTTGGCGGACCCCGCACAGAGGGCCAAGGTGGTGGAGCTTGTGGCAAAGGAGTTTGAGAAGTACAGGGCGTTTTCGCATGACTTCTTTGTCTACGCCTATGTTGCTGGGCTCTCTGCCCTTTTGAGGTTTAAGGAGGTGAGGTACGCCGGCGCCGTCCTGGACGTCGAGTCGGTGTTGGGGGCCGCCACCTCGATTGGGTTCGAGGGGGCTCTGCGGTTTTTGGGAGTGGAGGTGCGGGACCCCTACGCCCTGGCGTATCTCCTGCTCCGCACCGCGTCGGAGCGCGGCGTGGTTGACAGCGACACAGTCGCGTATGTGCAGTACGCCACTGGGCTGTCAGACGGCGACATGGTTAAGGCGGGGCTTTTGGAGCCCGTGGAGTCCGGCGGCGCGAATGTGGCTAAGCGTAAGTCTTTTAGGGTGGTGGCGCCGGCCGAGGCGTCTGTGCCAGCGTATGTGTCGGCGCTGGGAAAGGTGCGGGGCAGGTCGAAGGTGTTGGAGGCGTTTAGAGAGGCCGAGGCGGGGGCCCTCAGCCCCTCGTTCAAGTTTGACCAAATCAAGGCCAAGTTCGGCGAGGAGGTGTTTAAGGAGGTCCTCGCCCTGTGCCGCGCCTTTGTAAAACTCTGCGACGCGGGGGTGTTAAGCAAAGACGACCCAGACGTCAAGGCCGCCGAGGCGATTCTAGGCGCCTCCTCCCTCCTCATGTAG
- a CDS encoding DEAD/DEAH box helicase yields MASAVTPTKVLAAFKQAGKEPYLHQLDLVSDLLLLPRFKVLLADDVGLGKTIETLAYVKLGVESGRLAKVLIVVPAALLDQWLDELRKFGFTDEEVYVAREAVLAPGRPIYVVTMDRAKKDEYLKLLEQVPWDLVVIDEAHKLRLDTQRLRLKTLCEKAKSCLLLTATPHTGDEKSYAILRGTVDKVVRREKRDVEEYEMRKIFPNIRYYIVRVKATQEEAKALREIIRLLEEAEVEPIVRYVVLKRALSSPLSLITTLNKVVGGTCTEEDLEEGELDGCLSHVQDLLKNVKAYTAEDRKLSALKRVLNGPLAGRKTIVFTEYATTAQYLFQALAENCDAEWGEGFGKAYCKDGAVMYTTHKARVELGDAINREIEELAAKPRPVLITTDIFTEGVNLQMFDAVVNYEVVWSPTKHVQRIGRVWRLGQKSQDVAVVDMALDAPGTRSEFEMYVEYLDKIYQINLTALTPHAYAEYEIYEFKGELEEKIKVKISDLGGVYIPTSDAIAAIFEKRLEELREKVEKLLQLKEALRGAKDREKLLKDLKAKLGWPPEKSPEPGGGYYKAKLVVEVGGLPALEENLLARLDTPLSKTRQVKGDVVYREVELSGVEIQGEPGEIRQDEKKKIEQAALKFFADHLWTYAKQLIGDPRLRDSVRLRIQVEERAIVTTSVSLDDFDAAVEEALKRSDYRTKTEHTAVKCIKEYLVKQGYRIVRDYDSAPRPFDMVVEKGGKRYTVECKGRYIRPGEALSVTLTANEMDWGSKYPDRHLICVATVEGTRCNTVECYTFDQFLKTWKVATKRGLDYVVEAVKESVDKERQ; encoded by the coding sequence ATGGCCAGCGCCGTCACACCGACAAAGGTACTGGCGGCGTTTAAACAGGCGGGAAAGGAGCCCTACCTCCACCAGCTAGACTTGGTGTCAGACCTCCTCCTCTTGCCCAGGTTTAAAGTCCTCTTGGCAGACGACGTGGGGCTCGGCAAGACAATTGAAACCCTTGCCTATGTGAAATTGGGCGTGGAGAGCGGGCGCTTGGCCAAGGTGCTTATAGTTGTCCCAGCCGCGCTTCTCGACCAGTGGCTAGACGAGCTGAGGAAATTCGGCTTCACAGACGAAGAGGTCTACGTGGCTAGGGAGGCCGTCTTGGCGCCTGGGAGGCCTATCTACGTGGTGACCATGGACAGAGCAAAGAAGGACGAGTACCTCAAGTTGCTGGAGCAAGTCCCGTGGGACTTAGTGGTGATAGACGAGGCTCATAAGCTCCGCCTAGACACACAGCGGCTGAGACTAAAGACGTTGTGCGAGAAGGCCAAGAGCTGTCTGCTACTCACCGCAACTCCGCACACTGGCGATGAGAAGAGCTACGCCATCTTGAGGGGCACGGTGGATAAGGTGGTGAGGAGAGAGAAGAGAGACGTAGAAGAGTATGAAATGCGGAAAATCTTCCCCAACATACGCTACTACATCGTCAGAGTAAAAGCCACGCAAGAGGAGGCCAAGGCCTTGAGGGAGATAATTAGGCTGTTGGAAGAGGCGGAGGTAGAGCCAATTGTCAGATACGTGGTCCTTAAACGCGCCTTGTCCAGCCCCCTGTCCCTAATCACGACGTTGAACAAGGTCGTAGGCGGCACCTGCACCGAGGAGGACCTGGAAGAGGGCGAGTTAGACGGGTGTCTCTCCCACGTGCAAGACCTCTTGAAAAACGTCAAAGCGTACACCGCCGAGGATAGGAAGCTCTCTGCGCTGAAGAGGGTTTTAAACGGCCCACTGGCCGGCAGAAAGACTATAGTGTTCACCGAATACGCCACCACGGCCCAGTACCTCTTCCAAGCGCTGGCGGAGAACTGCGACGCGGAGTGGGGCGAGGGGTTTGGCAAAGCCTACTGCAAGGACGGCGCGGTCATGTACACGACTCACAAGGCGAGGGTGGAGCTCGGCGACGCGATAAATAGAGAAATCGAGGAGCTGGCCGCCAAGCCCAGGCCAGTGCTAATAACCACGGACATATTCACCGAGGGCGTCAACCTCCAGATGTTCGACGCAGTGGTGAACTACGAAGTTGTGTGGAGCCCCACAAAACACGTCCAGCGGATAGGCAGAGTGTGGCGGCTGGGACAGAAGAGCCAAGACGTGGCCGTGGTAGACATGGCGCTAGACGCGCCCGGGACGAGGAGCGAGTTTGAGATGTACGTCGAGTACTTAGATAAGATCTACCAGATAAACCTCACCGCGCTCACTCCCCACGCCTACGCCGAGTACGAGATATACGAATTCAAGGGAGAGCTAGAGGAGAAGATCAAAGTCAAGATATCCGACCTCGGAGGGGTCTACATACCCACAAGCGACGCCATAGCCGCCATCTTCGAAAAACGGCTCGAAGAGCTGAGAGAAAAAGTGGAAAAACTGCTACAGCTCAAGGAGGCGCTGAGGGGTGCCAAGGACCGCGAAAAACTCCTCAAAGACCTAAAGGCCAAGCTGGGCTGGCCGCCGGAGAAGAGCCCAGAGCCCGGCGGTGGGTACTACAAGGCCAAGCTAGTGGTAGAAGTGGGCGGGCTCCCCGCATTAGAAGAGAACCTACTGGCCAGGCTCGACACGCCGCTAAGTAAGACGAGACAAGTAAAAGGCGATGTGGTGTACAGAGAGGTGGAGCTAAGCGGCGTAGAGATACAGGGAGAGCCAGGCGAAATAAGGCAGGACGAGAAAAAGAAAATAGAGCAAGCCGCCTTGAAGTTTTTTGCAGACCACCTTTGGACCTACGCGAAGCAACTCATAGGAGACCCAAGGCTGAGAGACAGCGTTAGGCTGAGAATACAGGTAGAGGAGAGAGCCATAGTCACCACAAGCGTCTCTCTAGACGACTTCGACGCCGCGGTGGAAGAGGCCCTGAAGAGGAGTGACTATAGGACAAAGACAGAGCACACCGCGGTTAAGTGCATAAAGGAGTACCTCGTCAAACAAGGCTACAGGATTGTCCGCGACTATGACAGCGCTCCCCGGCCCTTTGACATGGTCGTAGAAAAAGGCGGAAAGAGGTACACCGTGGAGTGCAAAGGGCGCTACATACGGCCGGGCGAGGCGCTGTCTGTGACCCTGACGGCAAACGAGATGGACTGGGGCTCCAAGTACCCCGACAGGCACCTAATATGCGTAGCCACCGTAGAAGGCACGAGGTGCAACACCGTAGAGTGCTACACCTTTGACCAATTCTTAAAAACGTGGAAAGTGGCCACCAAGCGGGGTCTCGACTACGTGGTAGAGGCAGTCAAAGAAAGCGTCGATAAAGAGAGGCAATAG
- a CDS encoding KaiC domain-containing protein, translating to MRRVSIGVEALDKALEGGIPQGSWVVVTGEPGVGKSILCIHFAYAGLRAGDPVVYVTTEQEFRDVMEQARQLGMDLSQFSVFNIAWRKEPEELPEIVVVDIFGLLKVARQLTERAREESPEKVRRYAALSIDTLIEAINEAYEVLAVAKERGSPERHVRLVIDSMSAFWVDKPVMARKYSYQLKIATHRDNVTALLTSQYAPTTRQAFGFGLEHIADGVIHMWMDDVETVKEVRRWLIVKKMRMTAHATRAFRVKIESGRGLVLEPA from the coding sequence GTGAGGAGGGTGTCTATCGGCGTCGAGGCTCTTGACAAGGCGCTTGAGGGGGGCATCCCGCAGGGGTCTTGGGTGGTTGTGACTGGGGAGCCTGGGGTGGGGAAGTCTATTCTCTGTATTCACTTTGCCTATGCGGGGCTGAGGGCGGGGGACCCCGTGGTGTACGTCACTACGGAGCAGGAGTTTCGGGACGTGATGGAGCAGGCTAGGCAGCTGGGGATGGACCTCTCGCAGTTCTCTGTTTTCAACATTGCGTGGAGGAAGGAGCCGGAGGAGCTCCCCGAGATCGTGGTCGTCGACATTTTCGGCCTTTTGAAGGTGGCTAGGCAGCTCACTGAGAGGGCTAGGGAGGAGAGTCCGGAGAAGGTTAGGCGCTACGCGGCGCTTTCTATCGACACGCTGATTGAGGCGATTAACGAGGCGTATGAAGTGCTCGCGGTGGCTAAGGAGAGGGGGAGCCCCGAGAGGCACGTCCGCCTTGTTATTGACTCCATGTCTGCGTTTTGGGTGGATAAGCCTGTCATGGCTAGGAAGTACTCGTACCAGTTGAAGATTGCCACGCATAGGGACAACGTGACTGCGCTCTTGACTAGCCAGTACGCGCCGACGACTAGGCAGGCCTTTGGCTTTGGTCTTGAGCACATTGCGGATGGGGTTATTCACATGTGGATGGACGACGTGGAGACTGTGAAGGAGGTGAGGAGGTGGCTCATTGTGAAAAAGATGCGTATGACTGCCCACGCCACGAGGGCCTTCCGGGTCAAGATAGAGTCTGGCAGGGGGCTTGTGCTAGAGCCCGCGTAG
- a CDS encoding MazG nucleotide pyrophosphohydrolase domain-containing protein, producing MRAGAEVELRELAKIQAQFSGEKFPHFWRVEGDRDAALRLEYFTNALAGEVGELANVVKKVVRATVYGGKGLTLQEALPKIEEELTDVFIYVLTMASFLGIDLEQAYFKKLEENMKRF from the coding sequence ATGCGCGCGGGGGCGGAAGTGGAGCTGAGAGAGCTCGCCAAGATACAGGCCCAGTTCTCCGGAGAGAAGTTCCCACACTTCTGGCGCGTAGAAGGCGACCGAGACGCCGCCCTGCGGCTTGAGTACTTCACCAACGCCCTCGCCGGCGAGGTGGGAGAGCTCGCCAACGTCGTCAAAAAGGTAGTCCGCGCCACCGTATACGGAGGGAAAGGCCTCACGCTTCAAGAGGCTCTGCCAAAGATAGAGGAGGAACTGACAGACGTCTTCATCTACGTCCTAACCATGGCCAGCTTCCTCGGCATAGACCTAGAACAGGCATACTTCAAAAAACTGGAAGAAAACATGAAGAGGTTCTAA
- a CDS encoding EVE domain-containing protein — MGKYWVFASKNKENIKTASERLLWGFWKKPHDSKSSRKKSTLAKNWRQFLHLYNNLSAGDVVFFQLAKSGDIHAVGIAKDRFYDDQTPVWPEEVNKGKVLFPWRVSFYIIIYSEEPLGAYFTHLENYVDGYGIGEAPPHEAETVLEKLREKLKSMGIYVKIA, encoded by the coding sequence ATGGGCAAGTACTGGGTATTCGCCTCCAAGAACAAAGAGAACATAAAAACCGCCAGCGAGAGGCTCCTCTGGGGCTTTTGGAAAAAGCCGCACGACAGTAAGTCAAGCAGGAAAAAGTCAACACTTGCAAAAAACTGGCGGCAATTCCTCCACCTCTACAACAACCTCTCGGCTGGCGACGTGGTATTTTTCCAACTCGCCAAAAGCGGCGACATACACGCCGTAGGCATAGCGAAGGATAGATTCTACGACGACCAGACGCCCGTCTGGCCAGAGGAAGTCAACAAGGGCAAGGTCTTATTCCCATGGCGCGTCTCCTTCTACATCATCATATACTCCGAGGAGCCCCTAGGCGCCTACTTCACGCACTTGGAAAACTACGTAGACGGCTACGGGATAGGCGAGGCCCCACCCCACGAGGCAGAGACCGTGCTAGAGAAACTCAGAGAAAAACTGAAATCAATGGGCATCTACGTTAAAATAGCCTAG
- a CDS encoding MTH1187 family thiamine-binding protein, with protein sequence MAKMIVSFSVVPIGTGSPSVSKYVQRATQILRQKGYRYKTGAGFTDVELDDYSQLADLLQAIEKALTDMGAQRILYTIKIDRRLDKELHIDEKIAKAEATAERP encoded by the coding sequence ATGGCAAAGATGATAGTAAGCTTCTCCGTAGTCCCCATCGGCACGGGAAGCCCAAGCGTCTCAAAATACGTACAACGCGCCACCCAAATCCTCAGACAAAAGGGCTACCGCTACAAGACAGGCGCCGGCTTCACCGACGTAGAACTCGACGACTACAGCCAGCTGGCAGACCTACTACAGGCAATAGAAAAGGCCCTCACCGACATGGGCGCCCAGCGGATACTCTACACCATAAAAATAGACCGCAGACTAGACAAAGAACTCCACATCGACGAAAAAATCGCAAAAGCCGAAGCTACTGCAGAGCGGCCTTAA
- a CDS encoding glycerophosphodiester phosphodiesterase has translation MHLVLERLGRRAVVGHRGFPAAALENTLESFAKAVEAGADIVEMDVQVTADGVPVVVHDEDLRRVFGVGLNVRAASWGEVAAASGGRVPRLEDVLRLVDGRAGAFVEVKHPEDVGLVLDVIKGVGAAGWVAVISFHLEAVRAAAGVVPTGLVYAKPPGAVAEAKRAGCSIVLPRYNLATERAVAFAHRLGLYVVAWTVNDVETARELWRRGVDGVATDDVAAILPTKPL, from the coding sequence GTGCACCTGGTATTAGAGAGGCTTGGGAGGAGGGCTGTGGTGGGCCACAGGGGGTTTCCCGCGGCGGCTTTGGAGAACACGTTGGAGTCCTTCGCCAAGGCTGTCGAGGCCGGGGCAGACATCGTTGAGATGGATGTGCAAGTGACTGCCGACGGGGTGCCCGTCGTTGTCCACGACGAGGACCTCAGGAGGGTCTTCGGCGTTGGGCTAAACGTCAGGGCGGCGTCGTGGGGGGAGGTGGCGGCGGCTTCGGGGGGCCGGGTGCCGCGGCTGGAGGACGTGCTTAGGCTTGTGGATGGGAGGGCTGGGGCCTTTGTGGAAGTTAAACACCCGGAGGACGTGGGGCTTGTGTTAGACGTAATTAAGGGCGTCGGGGCGGCTGGGTGGGTCGCCGTGATTAGCTTCCATTTGGAGGCGGTGAGGGCGGCGGCTGGCGTGGTGCCCACCGGCCTGGTATACGCCAAGCCTCCTGGGGCTGTGGCGGAGGCCAAGAGGGCTGGGTGTAGCATTGTTCTGCCTAGGTACAACTTGGCCACTGAGAGGGCCGTCGCCTTTGCCCACAGGCTGGGCTTGTACGTCGTGGCGTGGACTGTAAACGACGTGGAGACTGCGAGGGAGCTGTGGAGGAGGGGGGTGGACGGGGTTGCCACCGACGACGTGGCGGCGATTCTCCCAACTAAGCCTTTATAA
- a CDS encoding CoA-binding protein: protein MNPQEVLKRHRTVAVVGASKDPTKWAHIVPKYLKEHGYKIIPVNPTATEILGEKAYPNILEIPHEIEVVNVFRPSEEVPKIAQEVIKRKRERGDVKVLWLQLGIRAPPEVKQQLEQEGITLIEDTCMMETHKQMTSQTQ, encoded by the coding sequence ATGAACCCACAAGAAGTCCTCAAACGCCACCGCACAGTCGCCGTAGTCGGCGCCTCAAAAGACCCCACCAAGTGGGCCCACATAGTGCCAAAATACCTCAAAGAACACGGCTACAAAATCATACCCGTAAACCCCACAGCCACCGAAATCCTCGGCGAAAAAGCCTACCCAAACATCCTAGAAATACCACACGAGATAGAGGTAGTAAACGTCTTCAGACCAAGCGAAGAAGTCCCCAAAATAGCACAGGAAGTAATCAAACGCAAGAGGGAAAGAGGAGACGTCAAAGTACTATGGCTACAACTAGGCATAAGAGCACCCCCCGAAGTAAAACAACAACTAGAACAAGAAGGCATCACCCTAATCGAAGACACCTGCATGATGGAAACACACAAACAAATGACAAGCCAAACCCAGTAA
- a CDS encoding YHS domain-containing protein has product MVKDPVCGMEVDPATAKWKTLYKGKPYYFCSPMCKEAFEKNPEYYLTHGPQGMPHHH; this is encoded by the coding sequence ATGGTCAAAGACCCAGTATGCGGAATGGAAGTAGACCCAGCCACGGCCAAGTGGAAAACCCTCTACAAAGGCAAGCCCTACTACTTCTGCTCACCCATGTGCAAAGAAGCCTTCGAAAAAAACCCAGAATACTACCTCACCCACGGCCCACAAGGAATGCCACACCACCACTGA